TATCGTAAGCGGCAAAGAATTCGGGGATAGATGTCGTGTAATAATTAAGCCGCACAATACCTTTTGGGGTATATCCCGCTTTTTCAATTACCTGTTCCAGGTTTTGCAGCGCTAATTTTATCTGCGCCCGCATCCCTTCGCCGGAAGGCTGCCCGTTGGCATCCACAGCGGCCTGCCCTGCACAGTAAAGTGTCCTGGTATTATTTTTTACTTCTACGGCCTGTGAATAGCCAAGGGAGTCCTGCCACTGCCAGGGGTTTGTCAATGTAATGTCCATTTATTTGATTTATGATGATTGATGATGTATTGTTTTTTTGAAGGAACACACCCCGACCCCTCTCAAGCGGGGAACACTCGGGGTATGCTTACTCAAACCCTTAATACGGGCTTATTTTCGGCATGAGTGAAGCTCTTCCCCTCTTGAGAGGGGCCAGGGTGTGTTTAAGAAAACAAGTAGGATTAAATTGCAATTCCCGTTTTGCGGAAAACCATGCCTTCGTCGTGCAGCATCAGGTTGGGGATGACGCCGGAGAATTCCTTGAATTCCCTGATGAAATGCGCCTGGTCCGAGTAGCCCAAGAGATAGGATAACCCTGCCCAGCCGCCGGCTTCTTCCAGGTTTTGCATTTCCTTAAAGGCATTGCTGAAGCGGATGATGCGGCCAAATGTTTTCGGGCTTGTACCCACCTGGTCCCTGAACACGCGCTGCAGCTGCCTCGGGCTGACTGCAAGCCTGCTGCTCACTTCTTCCACGCTGATGCCGCCTTTTGCCTTGCGCATCAGGTTGGCCGCCTCTATAAAATAATTGCTTTCCCGTTGGTTTTTCAGCAGCTGCTCCTTAAGGTAGGCCTCTACCCTTGCGACGATCTGGTCAGGGGTTGCGAGCCCTATGAGGGTGTCGGTAAAGGATACTGCCTGGCGCAAACCGATATTGTCTATAGAAGTATAGTCATTATACAACGCGGATGCAGGCATTTTAAAAAGCGAGTATAGCGCTTCGGGCTTCAGGCGTATGCCGAATTTCCTGCTGTCGCCCGGCGAGCGCCACAATACCGTGTCGCGGTACAGGCCTGCCAGGAACACTTGTGGCAGTTTGTGCCAGATACCGTCAAAAAGCACCTCGCAACGGTTATCATCCAGATGGGCTATAAGCTCTACGGTGCCGAAAGGAAGGCAGCGCTGTATGGGCGACAGCTCTCCTGCCGTTTCGGTAAAGGTTTGCATCCAGTAGCAATCCACATAGGACTGCAATTCGGGTGACGGCTGTATTTCGCGATAGGAAATATTCATAGTGCAAATGTATGAAAACTAATAATTTAACGCGAATTTTTCTTCAACCTGCGCCATACGTTCGGCCGATAGCTCTTCCCTTGCCATCCCTAGGTACATTTGGTACACCGCTTCCGGCGCACCCATGCGGATGCCTTCCAGCCAACCCGATATTTCGGGTACGCTCAGGCTACGCATCATCCAGCGGCTTTCGGCCATAAGCACTTCCGGATCTATCGCGGCGATTATCTGCTGCTCCATGCTGTGTATTTCTTCATCGGTAAAGTGTTTCCAAAGCAGCAACAGCAACTGGTTCTCCTCTTTGTTCATGTGGTAGAGGTTGAAGGCAATAAATTCATTCATGGCGAAAAATAGCTGTTTCCCCGCCATTTCTTTTTCATTATCTGTAACCGCATTTTTCCATTGTGTAATACTCCCACGAAGGGCTTCGCTAAGATTGTGGTCGATAACATGGTCGTTTTCCAGCTCCTGTACAATGGAGGGTTCCAGTGCGGCAATATTCGCCAGGATAAAACGGTCTTCATGGTCGGCATGCTCATCGAAATACCGCAATGCCTTTTCCATCTCCGCAATAACTGCCCCGGCTTCAGGATGGGTAAAATCGGTTTGTTGTATGGTTATCTGCAGGTGGAACAACATTCCCCTTAATCCCTTGTGGATGTTGTTGAATACATTGTAGCGTTGGTAACTGTTCATTTGATTTGATTTTAATGATTGACGGGGCAAAAGTAGGCACAGCATAAACACCGGTATTGAACAAATGCGACATTTTGGCCTCACCTGGCCCCCTAACCCCCGAAGGGGAACTCCACTCAGTCCCGATAACCAATGAGTAAGCACGCCCGAGTAGAATTCCCCTTCGGGGGCTAGGAGGCCCTCTGTCAACACACATGTCAACACTGTTAACGCTTATTTAATGAGGGATATAAATAAATTTACGATACTATTAATCAAAATCATTGGCTATGAAATTTATTACCCCACTGGTTTCGGCTGTTTTCGCTTTTGTACTGCTGCCCGTAACGGCGAGTGCACAAAGCGCAAACGGATTTGAGAACCAAAAAGGCTTTGAGGTGTCGCAGCAAAGCGGTGTGCTCTCAAAGCTGTCGAAATGGCAAAAGCAACTGCCCAAACCTAAAATAATAAACGACCCGCAGAAAAGGATGCTGTCGCAGCTGGGTGTGCGCCCCGCTACCAATATGGCAACACTGGATACGGAATACGAATTTTACGGTGGGCTGGCAGCCAAAGGCAACAGCGTACCCTTAGCCTCGATAACCGATGCGGCAGGCAATACTTATATTACTGGCGGAAGCGGAAGCGAAGACTATGCGGGCGGCAATTATTTTACAATAAAAGTAAGCCCTACAGGAACCATACTTTGGGAAGCCCGGGAAGAATCGCCGCAATATGCCGTGGAAACCGGGATGAAATTGTTGCTTGATAACGATGGGAATCTTATCACTACAGGCATTCACTGGAACGGTAATGATATGGACATTAAGACCATTAAATACAACCCTTCCACAGGTGCAAAATTGTGGACCGGCATTTACAACGGTCCCGGCGAAGGTGTCGATATCCCTGCGGCAATAGTTAATGATTCCAACGGGAATATCTTTGTTACCGGCATGAGCTATTCAGGGACTTCGATAGATTATATTACGGTGAAATACAATGCTGACGGCTCTGAAGCGTGGAATGTTCGCGATAGCGGCCCCGGCGAAGGCAGCTGGAACGAGGCGACCGCCATTGCGCTCGACGGAAACGGCAATGTAGTAGTGGCAGGCTACAGCCCCAATGCGGAAGGCTGGCTGAACTACCACACCGTTAAATACAGCCCGGCAGGCGCCGAAGTATGGGCACAGGATTATAATTATGAAAGCACCGACCCTGATAATATTGCCGATGTTACTAACTCGGTACCGTGGGCAATTACTACAGATGCCAACGGGAATGTATATGTAACTGGTGTGTTCGATACCTTCCTCGGGCGTTTCGGTACTATAAAATACAACGCGGCAGGTGTGCAGCAATGGGTTGAAACCTATAAAAGCGACACCCAAAAAACACAGGCTTTTGCGATAGCGGTGCACGACAACACGCTGTATGTTGCAGGAACGCACAATGGCGGGTTTGCCGAAAATGGCAATACATTCGTGTCTTACGGACTTGACGGTACCCAAAACTGGATCCGGGAAACTACCGACCTGATAGATGCCGGCAATACCCAACTGCTGTTTGATGGTGATGATATTGTGGTTGCCGCCAAGGGCATGACACCCGGTGCGGAAGAATGGCAGCAGGATGTTGCCGCAAGGGCTAAGAAATATTCGCCGGATGGCACGTTGCTGGGTGAGGCAGCGTTCGTAATCGTAACAACGGATGGTACTGCAAGCATGGGCGATATGGCCGGTGCAGGCCTGGATGCCGATGGCAATGTGTACTTTGCTGTCAACTCCTACTACAGCGCGCAGGGTGCGGTGATAGAAACGGTAAAGTCGGGTTTTGCAGCTACCGCGCCGGCAACCGACTGGAATACGGTTTACACCAATTTGGGCAACCCGAGCGCTACCATGCTGTATTCGTTTCCGGATAACCACAACGGAACGATATCTACCGGGCAATTTTATGTTTTTGCCGATAACATGCTTATTACCAATTACTTTTTGGTAAAGCACAATGCCGATGGGACAATTGCCTGGCAGAAAGTATTTAATGCAGATAATGGCAATGCCGCCAATGGCATCATAGGCCGTGCGGATGCCGATGGCAACCTGTTCGTTTGCCTGCTGCCGGATTTTGACCAGACGGCGCTTACTATCAAGAAATTCTCACCGGCAGGCGACCAGCTTTGGGAAACCGAGGTAGAGCTTACCAACGCAGCAGTATTTGTGATGGAAGCCGGGCAGGACGGCTCGCTTTACCTGGGCGGTACGGCTTTTGAAAATGAAGCGGCAGAACACGCGTCGTTCGTAGCCATGAAACTGAACGCATCGGGTGCGCCGCAATGGACAACCTATACCGGCACAGGGAATGAAAGCGACAATATCTACCTGGTAAATGCAGGGAAAGTGAGCCAGGGTGGCGAGCTTATCCTTACCGGCCACTCCGGCTCAGGCGATTTTATGGCGCAGGAAGTGAATGCTACCGTGGTAAAATTCAACGCCGATGGCAGTGCCGGATGGGTTGCCGAAGTGCCTTATGACGGTTCTAACTCTTCGGGTTCTAACCTGCTTATCGATAGCGGTGGTGACGTATACTTAAACGGGTATGATGAAAACAGTGATACGTTCTATACCAATATAATAGTTGCCAAAGTGGATGCCGATGGTAACGTGCTGTGGAGTCACGAATATGATGAAGCCGACAGGAATGAGCGTTCCTATACGGTTAAGCAATTTTCTGACGGTGCGATTGCGGTTGTCGGCTATAGCATTGATCCCCTTGCCGGTGACATCCACAATGTATTGCTGAAATATGATGCCGATGGCAACCAGCTGTGGGAGTTTTCGTCGGAGGACATGCGTTATTATAATGACTTCCATATTGACGGCTCAGACAATTGCTTTATCATGGACCAGGAGATCATTGACCCGTTCCCGCATAAGATATACCAGGCCCCCTTCCCTATCGCAACGCTTATTACGGTAGATGCTGAAGGTAATGGCGACGAGCAGTTCTTCGTAGGGCCTGAATATGCCGAGTTCTATGGTGAAAACCTTATACCGCATCCTGACAACAGGCTGCTGTTGGGCGGAAGCGCAGGCAACCAGGCATTTTATGAAGGGCTTTACTTTTTTGAGACCGAACATGACGGATCACTTGGAGTGGACGGCCATGAAATTGTAAAAGACGGTAATTCATTGGGCCAGAACTACCCCAACCCGATTGCGGGCGTTACCCAGATCCCGCTTTACCTGATGAATGGCGGAAAGGCCAGTATAAAGCTATACAACAACCAGGGCAGGCTTGTAAAAGAAATTGCCAACGACACTTTTGCCCCCGGCAAAAACACAATAGAATTTGACGGTTCAGGATTATCCGAAGGTATTTATTACTATCAGATCACGGCAGGCAAATTTAAGCAGGCACGGAAGATGGTGGTGGGAAGGAAGTAGGTTTATTTGGTGATTTAGTTATCCATAACACTGAAACAAATCCGGAATAACCTGCGAGGTTTTTTAATACAGGTGTTCGGAAGACTATGCCGAAGTCAAAAGATTAGTATCCGTGTCATTCTGACGAAGGAAGAATCTCTTTAGCATTCGATAATTCGAGATTCTTCACTCCGCAAGCTGCGTTCAGAATGACAAAACGTGCTACTTCCGTCTACGGTTTGATAATACCTGCTAAGGAAATACCATCAAAAATGAAATCCCTTAAGTTTTAGGCTTAAGGGATTTTTTATGTTGTGATATTATGGCTGCGTGTGATGTAAATAAGATTACAACTCTACTTATGACGCGTACCTTCCGCGTGACGGATAGAAGCGGCATCCCCGCCTTTTCGGCGGGATATAGCGGATAGCCGGACGGCGCAGGCACGTAGCCGGCACGCCCAAACTATCCTTACAGCTGAATCAAAATTAATTTATACCGCGATGCTGTCAATCGCTTTTTGGAGCGCGATATCTTTAAGGTTGGGCATGTTAACGCCCTCTGCGCGTACGGTTGTAATATCTGTCACGCCGATAAAGTTGAATACTTTCTCAAGATAAGGTGCGGCAAAGTCGTACTCCTTCAGTGGGCCTTCGGAATAAATGCCGCCCGATGCCACCGCAAGATACACCTGTTTGCCGGTGATGAGCCCCTGCACGCCTTTTTCGCTATAGGTAAAGGCAACGCCCGGGCGCACTACATTGTCCAGCCAGCTTTTCAGGGTCGAAGGAATACCGAAATTGAACAGCGGCACACCAATTACTATGATATCGGCTTCTTTTACCTGTTGCACTGCATTGTTGGAACGTTTCAGTCCTTCATCATCCACAGGCCCGGGAGCCGAGCGTGTTACCCTTATAAGGTTTTCCTCAAGGTGAGGGAACGGGTCTTTTGCTACATTGATTTCGGTAACGGAACTGCCTGGATATTCGGATATAAGCTTTTCCACAATAGCATTTCCCAACTTTATGCTTACTGAATTCTCACCGCTCGGGCTTGATATTACATGCAATATATTTTTCATGGTTTTATGTTTAGAATTTATTGGACAAAATTACATACCTTTGATAACCAAAAGTAAGTACTATACAAAAAGTAACCACTTACCTTTTAGTAACCGCAATAAATTATGGAAACACATCTTGAACCGGAACCGCTCACCACGGCACAATGCCAAAGCCGCCTAACTGCTGTAGGCGATGCCTTATATGTTATCGGGGGTAAATGGAAATTGCGCATCATCATCGCGCTGAAAGAAGGGCACAGCCGCTTTAACGAACTACAGCGCGTTATCCACGGGATATCGGCCAAGGTGCTTTCGCAGGAACTAAAAGACCTGGAGATCAATGGCTTTGTGGAACGCAGGGTGCATGCGGATATTCCCGTTGTTGTAGAATACCTGCCTACGCCTTATACTGCTTCACTAAAAAATGTACTCGAAGCGCTTAGCGAATGGGGAATGCAGCACAGGGAGAAACTGCGGGAGGAGGCGAAGTGATCTTGAAAAGTTTTCAGTCGCAGCCTGCCTGCCGGCATACGCAGGTCGCAGCTTTCAATTAGCGGAAACAGTTACGGTTTCGGCTCTTTGCGCATCTTTTCTAATAAAGCATCTTCGTATTTGCCTTTGAGGGGAATAACGTCATTGGTGGCATCATTGGGGACGGTCATCGAGAGGACGTAGTGTTTTATTTTCCATTCTTTTCCTTCCTTTTCAAGTACGCCCGAACCACGGCAGGCTTTCATCCAGGTGTCGAGTAGTTCGTCGAACCACGCGGTCTTACCGTCTTTGCTAAAGTAGATGTGGCGCTCCACAGATTTGAAGTCCCATGCTTTGCCGCGGTCGAAATACGGCTTTGAGAAAGCGGCAAATGCTTTTTTATCCCAGTTTTCGGTGGCATCAGTTCCGATGTAGCGGCCATCTTCGGCAATTTTCCCGAAATAGCCATTGTAGTCGCCTTTTGCGGCGGCGGCATGCCAGTCGTTGAGGAAGGTGTTGATGGCTTTGGTTTCTTTTGCAGGGTCGAATGTATCGTTTTTCATGGCGAAGTAGCTTGCCGAACTGGTTATTGATAGGAATAACAGTAAGTATATCTTTTTCATGGGAAGTTTTTTATAAAGATATAACTATCTGTATAATACGCAAAAAACATTTAACCACATAGATACATAGGCTTCGATAATGGAAAGAAAGCCTGCGAAAGAAAGCATAGTGAAGCTATGCTTCAAAGCGATAGTATATCAGAGTAAACTATGTGCCTATGTGGTTAAAAAATCTTGAACTACTACCCAATCATTTCATTATGCTGCGAGAGGTCAAGCCCCTGCTCTTCGGCTTCTTCGGAAACGCGGAGTGGGATGAAAAAGTTGGTGACCTTGTACAGCAACATCGCCCCGAAGAAGGAGAATACCGCAACCAGTACCAACGCCATCATGTGGTGCCCGAAAACATTCCACCCGCCGTGAAGGAGACTGGCATTCTCGCCTTCGGCAAATATCGCGGTGAGTATCATTCCCATGATGCCGCCTACGCCGTGGCAAGCAAAAACATCGAGGGTATCGTCTATCTTTTTCAGGGACTTCCAGTTGACCATGAGGTTAGATACTATAGCGGCAGCAAACCCGAAGAAAATACTTTTAGGCACCGATACGTAACCCGCAGCTGGCGTTATAGCCACAAGTCCAACCACCGCACCGATGCAGCAACCTAATGCCGACACCCTACGCCCGTTGATCCTGTCGAAAAATGCCCAGGTAAGCATGGACGACGCCGAAGCAATTGTAGTGGTGGCAAAAGCCATTGCAGCAGTATGGTTGGCTGCGAGCGCCGATCCTGCATTGAACCCAAACCACCCGAACCAAAGCATCCCTGTGCCTAATAGGACAAACGGTATATTGGTAGGGATGTATTCGAGGTTTTTGCGTTTACCCAACACGAGTACGCCAGCTATCGCGGCAAACCCTGCGCTCATGTGCACTACCGTTCCACCGGCGAAATCTTTCACGCCGAAATAGCTGCCGAGGAGTCCGTTGGGATGCCATACCATATGGCAAAGCGGTGCATAGATGCATATCGAGAACAGGCAGATGAATAGTAAAAAGGAGATAAACCGTATGCGCTCAGCCAGTGCGCCCGTGATGATAGCGGGGGTGATGATGGCAAACTTCATCTGGAAAAGGGCAAAAAGTATGAACGGTATGGTAGTGGCCATCTTGGTGTGCGGATGCTCATCGACATAGTCGAAGAAGGCGAAATCCGATGGGGAGCCTATGAGACCGTAGTGCGTACCGTTAATAGTAATGCCTATAGGGTCGCCAAAGGAAAGGCTGAAACCCACCGCCACCCATAGCAGGCTGATCACGCCAAGGCAGATGAAGCTTTTAAGCATGGTGGAAATGACGTTCTTTTTGCCTACCATGCCCCCATAGAAGAACGACAGCCCCGGTGTCATGAGCAAAACGAGGCAAGAGGCCGTGAGCAGCCAGGCAACATCGGCGGGGACAATAGCATCAGTGGAATTGAATCGTGAATCGGGTTCCGTCATTTCAGCATGATCCCAGAACAAACCGGTAATTGCAATTGCAGTAGTAATAATAAAGGCGGCTATCCATCTTTTTTCTAACTTCTTTTCCATTGTACCTTATAAATTTATAGGTATAAAAATAAAAATTTGTTTTCAGGGAATTTACATCCCCCTCATTTTTACGGTTAATGTAAAAACATAGTGGATTTTCACGCCGCAATTTGAAATTGTGATTTGTTTTTTGGAATTTTTTCGTTTTATGCTTCAATTTCAAGCCTGTAGGAAAGCCTGCATGCATAAGTAGGTTGATAAGTTAATGCCATGTTAACGGATCGTATCGAAAATTTTTCTAAAATTGTAGTAATCAATCAAAATCCAAAATCGTTATGAACACATTACAGCACACCGTAGAAGACTACAAGCTATTTGAGGCCATTGCCGATATCGCTTTTATTGCCGGCCAAAAGGGCTTTTTCTCAGGCGACTCCCGGGAAGATATTGCAGAGATCATCCGTTGGGGCAAAGAGTTTGAAGCCATCCATGAGGACACTGACTGGGACGAAGTGGATTACACTGCCGCTGTAGAGGCTTTCGCAGCGAATAAATTGAGGATTGATTTGCATTAGGAACCGCTCCTTAATTTATTTTAATAAAATCCTTATTAGAAAGTCTTCTATAAGGCAAGAACCCAAATTTTCATTTGTAGCTTCTATACTTTCGAACTCATGCCATATATGGTCATCTGAATTTTTAACTTCAAAGAATAAATCTGGCAACTGCCAATCTTCTGAAGAGAAAAATTCTCCATCTATTAGATTTCCCCTAACAGCATTCTCAATCAGAATTAGTGGAATGCTGTTAGGATTCGAAAATATTACACTTCCATAGTTTTTATAATTGCTGGCATCACGGTAAAGGTAGTTGAATTTTAGATTCATATTTATTTACATTAATATCAATCAAATATACTAAAACCCCCGACTATACTCCGTTGTTTTATAGTCTACATTTTACAACTTTTGTTACATGGGCATTAAACAAAAGTTCGGACTAAAAATAAAAGAACTACGAAAACTTAGAGGGCTTTCACAGGAAAAGCTCGCCAATCTTGCAGAGATTGACAGAACCTATTTACCAACAATAGAAAAGGGCGAGCGCAATGTTTCTATTGAAGTCGTAGAAAAATTGGCAAATGCATTGGAAGTAAAAATTAAAGACTTATTTGATGAATAGGGCTTACTACTCTTCTTCCATTTCAAATTTTATAACGGAGGATATTGACAGTATTTATGGCAAGATCACAGGACAATATGATTTGAACAATTTAGTCAAACAGCAGTCAAATGCTTGGAAAAATCAAATTTCCATTCTGAAAAATCAACTTAAAGGCTTTGCTGGGAAAATTTATTTTGAGTTTACCATCCCGAGAATGGGTAAACGTGTTGACAATATTATCATTATTGATAATTGTATTTTCATCGTAGAATTTAAAATCGGTTCGACAACATATGATAATCATGCAAAAGAGCAGACTTTTAATTATGCCCTGGATATGAATAATTTTCATGAAGGGAGTCATAATAAAATTATTATACCGATTTTAGTAGCTGATCTCGCATTAGCAACAAATAATAACTATATCCTGAGCATTGATAATTTGTATGAAACAATTTATGCAAATGGAAATTCGCTTCAACTATTAATCAAAGAAAGTTTAGATCAGTTTAAAACTGTAGAAAAAATCGATGTTGAGTATTGGGAGAATTCTATTTATAAACCAACCCCAACAATTATCGAAGCAGCAACAGCATTGTATAAAAACCATAATGTTGAAGAAATTTCAAGAAGTGATGCAGGTGCTGAAAACTTATCAGTAACCTCTAAATGCATTTCTGAAATTATTGATTATTCGAAAGTAAACAATAAAAAATCCATCTGTTTTGTAACAGGTGTTCCTGGAGCAGGCAAAACTTTAGCAGGGCTAAATATTGCAAACTTACGCTCCAATTATAAAGAAGAAGAACATGCGGTATTTCTGTCCGGAAACGGCCCTTTGGTTGATGTTTTACGTGAAGCTTTGTGCAGAGATAAGGTAAGCACTGCTAAAGAAAACAATCTCACGATAACAAAATATGCTGCTTCTTCAGAAGTAAAGTCTTTCATCCAAAATATTCACCATTTCAGAGATGCATCCATTAGAGACAACAAAGCTCCTATAGAGAAAGTCACAATTTTTGATGAGGCACAAAGGGCATGGACAAAAGAACAAGCTTCGAGTTTCATGAAAAGAAATAAAGGAATTTCTGATTTCGATAAGTCAGAACCTGAATTTCTTATCGAAGTCATGGACCGACATCAAGACTGGTGCACAATTGTTTGTCTTATTGGTGGTGGACAGGAAATTAATACTGGCGAGGCAGGATTAGAAGAATGGATAATGCCGTTTGGTAATGGATATGAGGGTTGGCAGATTTATTATTCTTCTAAAATAGTTGATGATTCAAATTACATAAAAAATAAAAATGCTTTAACAACACTAAAAGATAGAAAAGCAACCGCGAAAGAAGAATTGCATCTGTCGGTTTCTTTGAGATCATTTCGAAGTGCGCAACTATCAAATTTTGTACAGGAAATTATCAATAATAATGCTCGAGAAGCCAAAAACATTTATAATAATTTCATTCAAAAAAATTATCCTATCCGAATCACTCGTGATTTAGAGACTGCCAAACAATGGCTTAAAGATAATGCTAAAGGTTCCGAAAGAACGGGTATTGTAGCTTCTTCAGGAGGAATTCGCTTAAGACCATTTGGAATAAATGTGAAGGCAAAAATAGACGCACCTATTTGGTTTCTTAATGACAAACATGATATTCGTTCCTCTTTTTTCCTTGAAGAAGTAGCAACCGAATTTGACATCCAAGGTTTAGAATTAGACTGGACTTGTGTCGCTTGGGACGGTGATTTGTTTTATGACAGTAACCAATGGAACTACAGAAAGTTTAAAGGAACAAAATGGCAAAACATTGCAGATCCAAACATTGTTAATTATTTAATCAATTCTTATCGTGTTTTACTTACCAGAGCACGGCAAGGAATGATAATTTATATTCCTTTTGGAAACCATGAAGACATAACCCGTCCTCCTCAAATCTACGACGGGACTTTTACTTTCTTTAAAAGTTTAGGAATCAAAGAAATTTAGCAATGCTTTTCGCTATTTACCCATAGCCACTCATAAAACAAAACCATTACATTATTTCAACTATGTAACCTTAAAAAAATGCAGAATATAATTTTCATGGTGAAAAAATTAAAAAAATCCCCACTTTATATTCATTATAAATTAGGTCGCAAAGGTTGTAGTTGTTGAGTTTTCCCCTTAAATTTGTTTGATTTTTTAAAACATTACTTTTTAAACAAATACTATGGCAAAATCTGCATTTTTGAAGTCATCCATCGCCAAGAAATACTGGATGGCTTTAACAGGTTTATTTCTCTGCCTGTTCCTTGTCGGGCACTTGCTGGGTAACCTCCAGCTGATATTTTCAGACGCACTGCATTTCAACCAGTACGCATTGTTCATGACCACCAACCCTGCCGTTAAGGTGCTTTCGTACCTTACCTACGCCTCGATCATCTTCCACGCGATTGACGGGATCGTGCTTACGGTTCAAAACCAAAAGGCCAGGCCGGTGAAGTATGTGATGAACAGGCCCGGAAAAAACACCATTTGGGCTTCGCGCAACATGGCAGTTTTAGGGACGGTTATACTTGTTTTCATCGTTTCGCACATGGTTACTTTCTGGGCTGTAATGCATTTTGACGAAAAGATGCCGCTGCAAACCATAATGATAAATTCCAACGGCCCGGGGTTGCCGCCTCAGGAATTCTACCTTACCACAGATGGAGGGTACCTTCCGAAAGCACAGGTAGACCAGGGACTTATCAAGATAGAGCACCGCACGGAGTTTCATGATGCCGGCGCTAAAGTAAAGCTGAAAGAAGGTTACAAAGACCTTCATAAAATCACTGTCGACTTCTTTAAGCAGCCAAAATACGGCCTTATCTACACGATACTTTATGTACTGTCTATGGTAGTGCTTGGGTTCCACCTGTACCACGGCTTTGGCAGCGCCTTCCAGTCGATGGGCGCTAACAATCCGAAATACAACGGGCTTATCAGGAACTTTGGCTATGCATTCGCGATCATCGTG
Above is a genomic segment from Flavobacterium album containing:
- a CDS encoding ammonium transporter, which codes for MEKKLEKRWIAAFIITTAIAITGLFWDHAEMTEPDSRFNSTDAIVPADVAWLLTASCLVLLMTPGLSFFYGGMVGKKNVISTMLKSFICLGVISLLWVAVGFSLSFGDPIGITINGTHYGLIGSPSDFAFFDYVDEHPHTKMATTIPFILFALFQMKFAIITPAIITGALAERIRFISFLLFICLFSICIYAPLCHMVWHPNGLLGSYFGVKDFAGGTVVHMSAGFAAIAGVLVLGKRKNLEYIPTNIPFVLLGTGMLWFGWFGFNAGSALAANHTAAMAFATTTIASASSMLTWAFFDRINGRRVSALGCCIGAVVGLVAITPAAGYVSVPKSIFFGFAAAIVSNLMVNWKSLKKIDDTLDVFACHGVGGIMGMILTAIFAEGENASLLHGGWNVFGHHMMALVLVAVFSFFGAMLLYKVTNFFIPLRVSEEAEEQGLDLSQHNEMIG
- a CDS encoding helix-turn-helix domain-containing protein, translated to MGIKQKFGLKIKELRKLRGLSQEKLANLAEIDRTYLPTIEKGERNVSIEVVEKLANALEVKIKDLFDE
- a CDS encoding DUF2075 domain-containing protein, with translation MNRAYYSSSISNFITEDIDSIYGKITGQYDLNNLVKQQSNAWKNQISILKNQLKGFAGKIYFEFTIPRMGKRVDNIIIIDNCIFIVEFKIGSTTYDNHAKEQTFNYALDMNNFHEGSHNKIIIPILVADLALATNNNYILSIDNLYETIYANGNSLQLLIKESLDQFKTVEKIDVEYWENSIYKPTPTIIEAATALYKNHNVEEISRSDAGAENLSVTSKCISEIIDYSKVNNKKSICFVTGVPGAGKTLAGLNIANLRSNYKEEEHAVFLSGNGPLVDVLREALCRDKVSTAKENNLTITKYAASSEVKSFIQNIHHFRDASIRDNKAPIEKVTIFDEAQRAWTKEQASSFMKRNKGISDFDKSEPEFLIEVMDRHQDWCTIVCLIGGGQEINTGEAGLEEWIMPFGNGYEGWQIYYSSKIVDDSNYIKNKNALTTLKDRKATAKEELHLSVSLRSFRSAQLSNFVQEIINNNAREAKNIYNNFIQKNYPIRITRDLETAKQWLKDNAKGSERTGIVASSGGIRLRPFGINVKAKIDAPIWFLNDKHDIRSSFFLEEVATEFDIQGLELDWTCVAWDGDLFYDSNQWNYRKFKGTKWQNIADPNIVNYLINSYRVLLTRARQGMIIYIPFGNHEDITRPPQIYDGTFTFFKSLGIKEI
- a CDS encoding succinate dehydrogenase cytochrome b subunit; this translates as MAKSAFLKSSIAKKYWMALTGLFLCLFLVGHLLGNLQLIFSDALHFNQYALFMTTNPAVKVLSYLTYASIIFHAIDGIVLTVQNQKARPVKYVMNRPGKNTIWASRNMAVLGTVILVFIVSHMVTFWAVMHFDEKMPLQTIMINSNGPGLPPQEFYLTTDGGYLPKAQVDQGLIKIEHRTEFHDAGAKVKLKEGYKDLHKITVDFFKQPKYGLIYTILYVLSMVVLGFHLYHGFGSAFQSMGANNPKYNGLIRNFGYAFAIIVPLLFAIIPLYIYFLLK